The following proteins are co-located in the Moraxella nasovis genome:
- a CDS encoding D-Ala-D-Ala carboxypeptidase family metallohydrolase: MNIKHIQEQINTPADGVWGVQSQRALKHALAVGKTIKITQNISLNELLHSNTAKARGIDNIPDAGVLQNLIDSSVNLWQPVRDLLGKPIHISSGYRSPNVNRAVGGSNTSAHTFGRAIDFKCPEFGTTRQIANFLKDKLKKFDQLILEFPDENSTWIHLGYKSNAGDQRSQFLTAVKRGGRTTYLVGLK, translated from the coding sequence GTGAACATCAAACACATTCAAGAACAAATAAACACGCCTGCTGACGGCGTGTGGGGGGTGCAGTCACAGCGTGCATTAAAGCACGCTTTAGCTGTAGGCAAGACGATTAAAATCACGCAAAACATCAGCTTAAACGAGCTATTACACAGCAATACCGCAAAAGCTCGTGGCATTGATAATATCCCTGATGCTGGGGTATTGCAAAACTTGATAGATAGTAGCGTAAATCTGTGGCAACCTGTCAGAGACCTGCTTGGAAAACCCATTCATATATCTAGCGGTTATCGTTCGCCCAATGTCAATCGTGCGGTGGGTGGGTCTAATACATCAGCACACACTTTTGGGCGAGCAATTGACTTTAAGTGTCCTGAATTTGGCACAACACGACAAATTGCTAACTTTTTAAAAGACAAGCTAAAAAAGTTTGACCAGCTTATTTTAGAATTCCCTGACGAAAATAGCACATGGATACATTTAGGCTACAAGTCAAATGCTGGTGACCAGCGAAGTCAGTTTCTAACAGCTGTTAAGCGTGGCGGTCGGACAACGTATCTAGTAGGGCTTAAGTAA
- the typA gene encoding translational GTPase TypA translates to MNNIKQLRNIAIIAHVDHGKTTLVDKLLQQSGALGERAGEIERVMDSNALESERGITILAKNTSIKWLDKRTDTTYRINIVDTPGHADFGGEVERVMSMVDCVLLLVDSQEGPMPQTRFVTQKAFARGLKPIVILNKIDKPSARPDWVMDQVFDLFDNLGATDEQLDFPIVYASGMNGIAGREPDNLATDMTPLFETIVDVVEPPKVDVDGPFQMQISSLDYNSFVGVIGIGRIQRGSVKTNTPVTVIDKEGKTRNGRILKIMGYHGLERVDVEEAHAGDIVCITGIDGLNISDTICDPKVVEALPALSVDEPTVSMTFQVNDSPFAGKEGKFVTSRNIRERLDRELIHNVALRVEDTDSPEKFKVSGRGELHLSVLIENMRREGFELGVSRPQVIMKEIDGKMCEPYENVTFDVEEQHQGAVMEQMGNRKGELTNMEVDGKGRIRIEAVVPSRGLIGFRSEFLTMTSGTGIMTSSFSHYGEAKSGTVAGRQNGVLISMVNGTCLAYALFTLQDRGRLFAKPQLEVYEGMIIGINSRSDDMVVNPTKGKQLTNVRASGTDEALTLTPAVEYTLEQALEFIEDDELVEVTPKSIRIRKRYLTENERKRFSRKKDA, encoded by the coding sequence ATGAATAATATCAAACAGTTAAGAAATATCGCCATTATAGCTCACGTTGACCATGGCAAAACCACGCTTGTTGATAAGTTATTACAACAATCTGGTGCATTGGGTGAGCGTGCAGGCGAGATTGAGCGTGTGATGGATTCTAATGCTTTAGAAAGCGAGCGTGGTATCACCATTTTAGCCAAAAACACATCAATCAAATGGCTCGACAAACGCACTGACACTACCTATCGCATTAATATCGTGGACACCCCAGGACACGCTGACTTTGGTGGTGAAGTGGAACGTGTGATGAGTATGGTGGACTGTGTACTACTGCTTGTTGACTCTCAAGAAGGCCCAATGCCACAAACTCGCTTTGTTACCCAAAAAGCTTTTGCTCGTGGACTTAAGCCGATTGTTATTTTAAATAAAATTGATAAGCCATCTGCTCGCCCTGATTGGGTAATGGATCAAGTTTTTGATCTGTTTGATAATCTAGGTGCAACCGATGAGCAGCTTGACTTTCCAATCGTATATGCTTCAGGTATGAACGGCATTGCAGGACGTGAGCCAGATAATCTTGCAACTGACATGACCCCATTATTTGAGACCATTGTTGATGTGGTTGAGCCGCCGAAGGTGGATGTAGATGGTCCGTTCCAAATGCAAATCTCAAGCCTTGACTATAACAGCTTTGTGGGTGTTATTGGTATTGGGCGTATTCAGCGTGGTTCTGTTAAGACAAACACGCCTGTCACCGTGATTGATAAAGAAGGTAAAACTCGCAACGGACGAATCTTAAAAATCATGGGTTATCACGGACTTGAGCGTGTCGATGTCGAAGAAGCTCACGCAGGTGATATCGTGTGTATCACAGGGATTGATGGGCTAAATATTTCAGACACTATCTGTGATCCTAAAGTAGTAGAGGCCCTGCCTGCACTGTCGGTAGATGAGCCAACCGTGTCTATGACCTTTCAAGTGAATGATTCACCATTCGCTGGTAAAGAAGGTAAGTTTGTTACTTCTCGTAATATTCGTGAACGTCTTGATCGTGAGCTTATTCATAACGTTGCCTTACGTGTGGAAGACACTGATAGTCCAGAGAAATTTAAAGTGTCTGGTCGTGGCGAGTTGCATTTATCTGTTTTGATTGAAAATATGCGTCGTGAAGGCTTTGAGCTTGGCGTATCTCGCCCACAAGTTATCATGAAAGAAATTGATGGTAAGATGTGCGAGCCTTACGAGAACGTAACTTTTGATGTTGAAGAACAGCACCAAGGTGCAGTTATGGAACAAATGGGCAACCGTAAAGGTGAGCTGACCAATATGGAAGTCGATGGAAAAGGACGCATCCGTATTGAAGCGGTTGTACCGTCACGTGGTTTGATTGGCTTTCGTTCAGAGTTTTTAACGATGACATCAGGCACAGGTATTATGACGTCAAGTTTTTCTCATTATGGCGAAGCTAAAAGCGGTACAGTGGCTGGTCGCCAAAATGGTGTGTTGATTTCTATGGTCAATGGTACGTGCTTGGCATATGCCTTATTTACGTTGCAAGACCGTGGACGTCTGTTTGCTAAACCACAGCTTGAAGTGTATGAAGGCATGATTATCGGTATTAATTCTCGCTCTGATGACATGGTGGTGAATCCAACTAAAGGTAAGCAGCTGACCAACGTGCGCGCTTCTGGTACGGATGAAGCCTTGACGCTAACACCTGCTGTTGAGTACACGCTAGAACAGGCACTTGAGTTTATCGAAGATGATGAGCTTGTGGAAGTTACGCCAAAATCAATTCGTATTCGTAAGCGTTATTTGACCGAAAATGAGCGTAAGCGTTTTAGTCGTAAAAAAGACGCTTAA
- the mscL gene encoding large conductance mechanosensitive channel protein MscL: MSIIQEFKEFALKGNVMDLAVGVIIGAAFGKITTSLVEDVIMPIVSFIMGGEFDFKNKFILLGDAPEGVAMTYDALKEAGAPMLAWGSFVTVVINFIILAFIIFLMVKGMNRLRRQQTQEPESAPEPSEEVLLLREISAKLSK, encoded by the coding sequence ATGAGTATAATTCAAGAGTTTAAGGAATTTGCCCTAAAAGGCAATGTTATGGATTTGGCGGTTGGTGTCATTATTGGTGCAGCCTTTGGTAAGATTACGACATCATTGGTAGAAGATGTCATTATGCCAATCGTGTCTTTTATCATGGGTGGCGAATTTGATTTTAAAAATAAATTCATCTTACTTGGCGACGCTCCAGAAGGCGTGGCGATGACTTATGACGCCCTAAAAGAAGCAGGTGCTCCGATGTTGGCGTGGGGTAGCTTTGTGACAGTTGTCATTAACTTTATTATCTTAGCATTCATCATATTTTTGATGGTAAAAGGCATGAACAGACTGCGTCGTCAGCAGACCCAAGAGCCGGAATCTGCACCAGAGCCATCAGAAGAAGTATTATTGCTGCGTGAAATTAGTGCAAAGTTAAGTAAGTAA
- a CDS encoding DUF1456 family protein, with protein MNNNYVFNRLLTTLNLHRNHDMTAKIFKLGGTHSEITKSLVKSWRISDEQNRLYRPMLDKTLISFFDGLQQASKDELIDINCDIVIRIKE; from the coding sequence ATGAACAATAACTATGTATTCAATCGTTTATTAACAACGCTCAATTTACACCGTAACCACGACATGACCGCCAAAATTTTTAAGCTTGGTGGCACGCACTCTGAAATAACAAAGTCGCTAGTTAAGTCATGGCGTATCAGCGATGAACAAAACAGGCTGTATCGCCCCATGCTAGACAAGACACTAATATCGTTTTTTGACGGCTTACAACAAGCAAGCAAAGATGAGTTGATAGATATTAATTGCGATATTGTTATAAGAATAAAGGAGTAA
- a CDS encoding RelA/SpoT family protein — MVQIRDSLPLLGGNSSSTDSATLTASLVARLHPDFKAQLSHPKLATTLDHSSTTQVPSSLSEADIDVDAWLKSVSERFGKDSLPMLKKACDFVKIQSGKPHACRSGAYATGIGMADILAYLFQDENALIAAMLYRTARRELVSIDTIRQNFGSDVAHLVQDTLAIGKLSESIESNKRLEDYFDGNQREQLSNIYSMLVSTTNDVRAVLIKLAERTFAMRELSFAPQDRQQRVAREVMTIYAPLAHRLSIAQLKWELEDLAFRYIAPDEYKKIASLLAEKRSERELYIDTVKQSLADALEGAGISFELSGRVKHIYSIWRKMKKKNLSFDQLYDIRALRVLVNTNAECYYTLGVVHGLWRHVPEQFDDYITNPKPNGYKSLHTVVIAEHRTLEVQIRTFDMHFEAELGKAAHVNYKEGLKGKQDNYLVQKISSLRQLLEGDKVASTESDIDDLDLDNAERIYVFSRDGDITEMPKGATVLDFAYYVHTEVGNRAQGARVNGRYVPLTHQPKTGDQVEIITKSSREPNRDWLVSSLGYIHTNRAKAKLRQWFNKQDRDKNIETGKNLFLRELDRLSISLNQVKLSDYFEEFNVKSDEDLYLGIFMGEIGSAQLVGKIATKLSLAIPQVNESTIEIKTPVRTNKYKIDLEGFDNVELHLAKCCNPIHGEPIAGFITLSNGISVHSQACAEYLRLVEKEPDRCIVARWQESFGRYQPVAIIVEAYSRDGLLRDLVHVIDKEKVNIHRAETVFCDDAISQMKFFVEVAGLTHLSRLLNKIEQQPSVIFAKRSNG, encoded by the coding sequence GTGGTACAGATTCGTGACAGCTTGCCATTACTTGGCGGCAACAGCAGCAGCACTGACAGTGCAACTTTGACAGCCAGTCTGGTTGCACGATTGCATCCTGATTTTAAAGCTCAGCTTTCCCATCCTAAGCTTGCCACCACACTTGATCACTCAAGCACCACACAGGTGCCATCTAGCCTAAGTGAAGCAGACATTGATGTGGACGCTTGGCTTAAGTCAGTCTCTGAACGCTTTGGCAAAGATAGCTTACCCATGCTTAAAAAGGCGTGCGATTTTGTTAAAATTCAATCTGGCAAGCCACACGCCTGCCGCTCTGGGGCTTATGCCACAGGCATTGGCATGGCAGATATTCTAGCGTATCTATTCCAAGACGAAAACGCACTTATCGCTGCCATGCTATATCGGACAGCACGCCGAGAGTTGGTGAGTATTGACACTATTCGCCAAAATTTTGGTAGTGATGTCGCTCATTTGGTTCAAGACACGCTTGCCATCGGAAAGCTGTCAGAGAGTATCGAGAGCAATAAACGACTAGAAGACTACTTTGATGGCAACCAAAGAGAACAGCTTTCTAATATTTATAGCATGCTTGTCAGCACCACCAATGATGTGCGAGCCGTATTGATTAAGCTTGCTGAACGCACCTTTGCCATGCGTGAGTTATCTTTTGCACCACAAGATCGTCAGCAACGTGTGGCACGAGAAGTCATGACCATCTACGCCCCACTTGCTCACAGACTTTCCATCGCTCAGCTAAAGTGGGAGCTTGAAGATTTAGCATTTCGCTATATTGCTCCTGATGAATATAAAAAAATTGCTTCATTGCTTGCCGAAAAACGCAGTGAACGTGAGTTGTACATTGACACCGTCAAGCAAAGCCTAGCAGATGCCCTAGAAGGTGCAGGCATTAGCTTTGAGCTGTCTGGGCGTGTCAAACACATCTATTCTATCTGGCGAAAGATGAAGAAAAAGAACTTATCGTTTGATCAGTTGTATGATATTCGTGCCTTGCGTGTGCTTGTTAATACCAATGCAGAATGCTACTACACGCTTGGGGTGGTTCACGGCTTATGGCGTCATGTGCCAGAACAATTTGACGACTACATCACAAACCCTAAGCCTAACGGATATAAGTCACTACACACCGTTGTCATCGCCGAGCACCGCACCTTAGAAGTACAGATTCGTACCTTTGACATGCATTTTGAAGCAGAGCTTGGTAAAGCGGCACATGTAAACTACAAAGAAGGGCTTAAAGGCAAGCAAGACAACTATTTAGTTCAAAAGATTAGCTCATTGCGTCAGCTCTTAGAAGGCGATAAAGTTGCTAGCACCGAATCAGATATTGACGATTTAGACCTAGATAACGCTGAACGAATTTATGTTTTTAGTCGTGATGGCGATATCACCGAGATGCCAAAAGGTGCGACCGTCTTAGATTTTGCTTATTATGTGCATACAGAAGTCGGTAATCGAGCCCAAGGAGCTCGAGTCAATGGGCGGTATGTCCCGCTCACTCACCAGCCAAAGACAGGCGATCAAGTCGAGATTATCACCAAATCTAGCCGAGAGCCAAACCGAGATTGGCTGGTATCATCGCTAGGCTATATTCACACCAACCGAGCCAAGGCAAAGCTACGGCAGTGGTTTAATAAACAAGACCGTGATAAGAACATTGAGACAGGTAAGAATCTATTTTTGCGTGAGCTTGATCGCTTATCCATCAGCCTAAACCAAGTTAAGCTGTCTGACTACTTTGAAGAATTTAATGTCAAAAGTGATGAAGACCTATACCTTGGCATCTTTATGGGTGAGATTGGATCAGCACAGCTTGTCGGCAAGATTGCCACCAAGCTTAGCCTTGCCATACCTCAGGTAAATGAATCCACCATTGAGATTAAGACACCAGTACGTACCAATAAATACAAAATCGATCTAGAAGGCTTTGATAATGTAGAGCTACACCTTGCCAAATGCTGCAACCCCATTCATGGTGAGCCGATTGCAGGATTTATTACCCTATCTAATGGTATAAGCGTTCACAGTCAAGCGTGTGCTGAATATCTGCGCTTGGTCGAAAAAGAGCCTGACCGCTGTATCGTTGCTCGCTGGCAAGAAAGCTTTGGACGCTATCAACCTGTCGCCATTATCGTAGAAGCTTACAGCCGTGATGGTCTGTTGCGTGACTTAGTGCATGTCATTGATAAAGAAAAAGTGAATATTCATCGGGCTGAGACTGTTTTTTGTGATGATGCCATCAGTCAGATGAAGTTTTTTGTGGAAGTGGCAGGATTAACACATTTATCTCGTCTGCTAAATAAAATCGAACAGCAGCCAAGCGTCATTTTTGCAAAACGGAGTAATGGCTAA
- a CDS encoding phage holin family protein: protein MTENQWLQVLVTLPYVLVLSLLGGLASFIMRLNTATEPKPLGKIFLNLFGELFLSGFAGLTTFLLCREWELSLNITAVAVAISGHLGGNAINQLTKIYDNVINKGS, encoded by the coding sequence ATGACAGAAAACCAGTGGCTTCAAGTCTTAGTCACCTTGCCTTATGTGCTTGTGTTATCGCTATTAGGTGGCTTGGCAAGCTTTATCATGCGACTTAATACTGCCACCGAACCTAAGCCATTAGGCAAGATATTTTTAAACTTATTTGGTGAACTGTTTTTAAGTGGCTTTGCAGGTCTTACAACCTTTTTACTGTGCCGTGAATGGGAATTATCCTTAAACATCACCGCTGTGGCTGTGGCAATCAGCGGACACTTGGGCGGTAATGCCATCAATCAGTTAACCAAAATCTATGACAACGTAATCAACAAGGGGAGCTAA
- the mutM gene encoding bifunctional DNA-formamidopyrimidine glycosylase/DNA-(apurinic or apyrimidinic site) lyase, with protein MPELPEVETTKTSLAVLLNQQVASVAISQPKLRYAIPSDLSTLVGFRLTDVSRRAKYLLLTFFNAQDNRKKVLLIHLGMSGSLQNRPAKDGAPMPIKHDHVVITFADDDGNITPLHYHDPRRFGMILWAFNDDFIDNTDLAYDRFLAHLGPEPLSCNFNADYLYQYITHSRQRPIAKPIKAVIMDQSCVVGVGNIYATESLFLSRIHPQTPAHLLSFDEIATLVEHIKAILQKAIIQGGTTLKDFSTGNGKTGYFQQVLLAYGRQNLPCTVCGTPLESVKITGRASVYCPHCQKKPSN; from the coding sequence ATGCCAGAGTTACCTGAAGTTGAAACCACAAAAACAAGCCTTGCTGTGCTACTAAATCAACAAGTTGCCAGTGTCGCCATCAGTCAGCCAAAGCTTCGCTATGCAATACCCAGCGACTTATCAACTTTGGTCGGCTTTAGGCTAACAGATGTGTCTCGGCGTGCCAAATATCTGCTATTGACTTTTTTTAACGCCCAAGACAATCGAAAAAAGGTACTGCTTATCCACTTAGGCATGTCAGGTAGTCTTCAAAATAGACCCGCCAAAGATGGCGCACCAATGCCCATCAAGCACGACCATGTGGTGATTACCTTTGCCGATGATGATGGCAATATCACCCCATTGCACTATCATGACCCCAGACGATTTGGAATGATTTTATGGGCGTTTAATGATGATTTTATTGATAATACCGATTTGGCTTATGATAGATTTTTGGCACATTTAGGCCCAGAACCGCTCAGCTGTAACTTTAATGCCGATTACTTATATCAGTACATCACTCATTCTCGCCAAAGACCGATTGCCAAACCCATTAAGGCTGTCATCATGGATCAAAGCTGCGTGGTTGGCGTGGGTAACATCTATGCCACAGAAAGCCTATTTCTCTCACGCATTCATCCACAGACGCCTGCACATTTACTTAGCTTTGATGAAATTGCTACACTTGTTGAGCATATCAAAGCCATTCTACAAAAAGCCATTATCCAAGGCGGTACAACTTTAAAAGACTTTAGCACAGGTAATGGAAAAACAGGCTATTTTCAGCAAGTACTCCTTGCGTATGGACGTCAAAACCTGCCTTGCACCGTCTGTGGTACGCCTCTTGAGAGTGTCAAGATAACAGGCAGAGCCAGTGTGTATTGTCCGCACTGCCAAAAAAAACCTAGCAACTAA
- a CDS encoding GA-like domain-containing protein, producing MKPTISSVLQLITTHIIEIKELLTKIDNKLNKLPSNTETTTSTDKTVGIDDIEKKIAEINEKIDANYGENKARLDGLDKLMARALRTVALTEKQRDADNDRITDYDEYEKYGTNPDNKDTDNDGYSDYSEVMEHSDHKDETSTPSYPIADDWHITAKKRDDGILQFYLHLTYQGEPVIAPKVNLKDFIGRVIAINDHSDVTINFNEDTVITPDGAVLLNLDDAFSKGLHEFVFKFKDRTGKHDMPAGLFSSKYYTAKEDANEVRLVLDSIPESTETRVKAAEQALQIAYNKRQEIDKYKIISQKDVDELIALNDKVTQAKLTAAAAVKILPEDITTITKGITKAMLENRLSVIKLVEVPAVTDALEVEGFE from the coding sequence ATGAAACCAACCATTTCTAGCGTATTACAGCTTATCACAACACACATCATAGAGATTAAAGAGCTTTTGACTAAGATTGATAATAAACTTAACAAGTTGCCAAGCAACACCGAAACAACAACAAGCACCGATAAAACGGTAGGCATTGATGACATTGAGAAAAAAATCGCTGAAATCAATGAAAAAATCGATGCAAATTATGGTGAGAATAAGGCACGCCTAGATGGGCTTGATAAATTAATGGCTCGTGCTTTAAGAACCGTTGCTTTAACCGAAAAACAAAGAGATGCAGATAATGACCGCATCACAGATTATGATGAATACGAAAAATACGGCACAAATCCTGATAACAAAGACACCGATAATGATGGGTATAGTGATTATTCAGAAGTGATGGAGCATTCAGACCATAAAGATGAGACAAGCACGCCCAGTTATCCAATAGCTGATGATTGGCATATCACTGCCAAAAAGCGTGATGATGGTATTCTGCAGTTTTATTTGCATCTTACGTATCAAGGAGAACCCGTTATAGCCCCTAAGGTAAACTTAAAAGATTTTATTGGTCGGGTAATTGCTATAAATGACCACAGCGACGTAACCATCAATTTTAATGAAGATACTGTCATTACACCTGATGGGGCGGTTCTTCTTAATCTTGACGATGCGTTTAGTAAGGGTTTACATGAATTTGTTTTTAAGTTTAAAGACAGAACTGGTAAACATGATATGCCAGCTGGTCTATTTAGTTCAAAATATTATACTGCAAAAGAAGACGCAAACGAAGTAAGGCTTGTCTTAGACAGCATTCCTGAGAGTACTGAAACTAGAGTGAAAGCCGCTGAACAAGCTTTGCAGATAGCATACAATAAGCGACAAGAGATTGACAAATATAAGATTATCAGTCAAAAAGACGTTGATGAGCTTATCGCCTTAAATGACAAGGTAACTCAAGCTAAACTGACGGCTGCTGCAGCGGTTAAAATCTTGCCAGAAGACATCACAACCATCACAAAAGGCATTACTAAAGCTATGCTTGAAAATCGCCTTAGTGTGATTAAACTCGTTGAAGTACCAGCAGTCACAGACGCCTTAGAAGTTGAGGGATTTGAGTGA